TTTCCGTCATGCTTCACGGTTTCGGCTCGCCTGCCTTTAGACAGGCGAATTGTGCCCCTCATCAGCGACGGCACTGACGTTGATTACAATTGTGACCTTGCCTAACCCATGATGCTGGCACCCTGACAAAGAGGGAGCGGGCTTCGCCCACCCCACGGGCAGTGAAACTGGTGGGTTTGCGACAACTTTGAAAAAATCTATAAAAACAGCGGACGGGAGAAACAATATGGCCCTGATCGAACTGAGCCAACTGTGCAAAACCTACCAAAGCGGCGAGCAACAGATCAAAGCCGTCGACCATGTCGATCTGACCATCGAAGCCGGAGAGTTCTGCGTGCTGGCCGGACCGTCCGGCAGTGGTAAGACCACCCTGCTCAACCTGATCGGCTGCCTTGATGAACCGACCTCGGGCACCATTCGCCTTGATGGCGAGGAAACCAGCTCGCGCAGTGTCCGTGAACTGGCCGACTTCCGCCTGCACAACATCGGCTTTATCTTTCAGGCCTACAATCTGATCCCGGTACTTACGGCTGAAGAAAACGCTGCCTTTGCCCTGATGCTGCTCAAGGTTCCGGTGGAACAACGTCGCCAGCGTGTTCGTGAACTGTTCGCCACCCTGGGACTTGAAGGGCTGGAAAAACGCAAACCGTCCGACCTGTCCGGCGGCCAGCAACAACGCGTAGCCGTGGCTCGCGCCATGGCCAGTTCGCCTTCAGTTATTCTCGCCGACGAACCCACCGCTAACCTCGATTCTGCCACCAGTGAACACCTGTTGGAGATGATGCACCAGCTCAATCGTGAACAGGGTACCACCTTTGTCTTCAGCTCTCACGATCCCCTTGTCATCAATAAAGCGGAGCGAGTCATTGAACTTCACGATGGCCAGTTACGCAGCGATGTCCGACGAGAGCACTAATGCGCGGATTTGCTCTAACCGCTATTTTTGTCTCGCTTGCCCTGCTGCCATCGGCGGCTGACGCTATCCAGGGACATGTTCGCGTCCTGACAACATGGCAAGACACGACAACGACTTCTCTCAGTCAATGGAACGGTGCCGCGCAACTGCGTCTTCACGACACGTATGCCTTGTCATCGTCTTTTTCCTTCGAGTGGGGCGGGACCGCCACCAGCTGGTACCGCCAACACCCGACGCCATGGCAGACGACCCATCCGAGCCAGGCTGTTGACCTGTCAAAACGTGACGGAGAAGACGATCACAACACCAGCCAACTCGACCTTGACCGCTGTGCACTCAGCACCACCCTAGGGCGTCATCAGATCACCCTGGGGCGTCAGGCGATTGGCTTTGGCCGCATCACCCTCTACTCGCCACTCGATATCATTGCCCCGTTTGCCCCCGATGCCTTGATCACTGATGTGCGCCCCGGCATTGATGCTCTACGTTGGAATGTGAATCTCAGTGCGTCCAGTCAGTTGCAGGCCATTCAAATCTGGGGTGAGGACACTACGGGAAACGGCACCCTGGTGGCATTCGAAACCTTACGCAACTGGGGTGACCTGCTTTTATTGGGCGGAGAGCTTGCCGGTCGTCCTATGTTCGGTCTGGGCGTGGCTGGTCAATGGCATGGGGTCGGCATCAAAGCGGAAGCGGCCACCTATGGTTGCAAGCCTCGTGACGAGGGTAAAGATCCCCACGACAAATTCACGATTGCGGCGCTCGAATTGGATGCACGACTTTTCGCAGATATTTATCTGACTATCGATTATCTCTTCAACGGCTGCGGCAGTGATCATCCAAAGGATGCCGCCATGCTTCTTTCCAGCGCCTTTTATCAGGAGCAGCGTGCCTACCTGACGGGGCGGCATTACCTAGTGTCATCCTTGTCTG
This is a stretch of genomic DNA from uncultured Desulfuromonas sp.. It encodes these proteins:
- a CDS encoding ABC transporter ATP-binding protein, with the protein product MALIELSQLCKTYQSGEQQIKAVDHVDLTIEAGEFCVLAGPSGSGKTTLLNLIGCLDEPTSGTIRLDGEETSSRSVRELADFRLHNIGFIFQAYNLIPVLTAEENAAFALMLLKVPVEQRRQRVRELFATLGLEGLEKRKPSDLSGGQQQRVAVARAMASSPSVILADEPTANLDSATSEHLLEMMHQLNREQGTTFVFSSHDPLVINKAERVIELHDGQLRSDVRREH